In a genomic window of Nocardiopsis mwathae:
- a CDS encoding alpha/beta hydrolase — translation MAAGCTGGTETAGESGGDDGDRLSAFYGQEVDWRECGDGFECGSYEVPLDYGTPDGERLEIAVRRLPASGADVLGSLVINPGGPGGSGYDYVGAATGVVSRAVRERFDVVGFDPRGVGRSSPLTCLDSDELDDFIAVGYDGRGGGADPTDVTPDGLRELEEVNRGFVEGCRERSGDLMLHLGTVNVARDMDVLRAVLGDEGLTYLGKSYGTYIGTRYADLFPERVRALVLDGAIDPGIDQLQLSAQQAAGFETALRAFVEDCLGTSGCPLGDDETSVDDGVEKIVGLMAEAGDEPLRSTTGDGREVNRTRVELGVMAALYSESFWPRVRSALADAFEGDGTGLLMLGDDLYDRDDRESYENSSAALVAVNCSDHPSPRDIGDFEEAVERAAEEAPVFGPTLTWGALPCAYWPEEAVAEPGRLDAPGAAPILVVGTTRDSATPYAWAERLAERLESGVLLTREGDGHTAYRRGSVCVDDAVDAYLLTEEVPPDGTVCVR, via the coding sequence ATGGCGGCGGGTTGCACCGGGGGCACGGAGACGGCCGGCGAGAGCGGCGGCGACGACGGTGACCGGCTGTCCGCCTTCTACGGCCAGGAGGTCGACTGGCGGGAGTGCGGCGACGGCTTCGAGTGCGGTAGCTACGAGGTCCCGCTCGACTACGGCACCCCCGACGGCGAGCGCCTGGAGATCGCGGTCCGGCGCCTGCCGGCGTCGGGGGCGGATGTGCTGGGGTCGCTGGTGATCAATCCCGGCGGGCCGGGCGGGTCCGGGTACGACTACGTGGGCGCGGCCACGGGCGTGGTCAGCCGGGCGGTCCGGGAGCGCTTCGACGTCGTGGGCTTCGACCCGCGCGGTGTGGGCCGCAGCTCCCCGCTGACCTGCCTGGACTCCGACGAGCTGGACGACTTCATCGCGGTCGGCTACGACGGCCGGGGCGGCGGGGCCGACCCCACCGACGTCACCCCCGACGGGCTGCGCGAGCTGGAGGAGGTCAACCGCGGCTTCGTGGAGGGCTGCCGGGAGCGGTCCGGCGACCTGATGCTGCACCTGGGGACGGTGAACGTGGCGCGGGACATGGACGTGCTGCGCGCCGTGCTGGGCGACGAGGGGCTCACCTATCTGGGCAAGTCGTACGGCACCTACATCGGCACGCGTTACGCCGACCTGTTCCCAGAGCGGGTGCGCGCGCTGGTGCTGGACGGCGCGATCGACCCGGGTATCGACCAGCTGCAGCTGAGCGCGCAGCAGGCGGCGGGGTTCGAGACGGCGCTGCGCGCGTTCGTCGAGGACTGCCTGGGCACGTCGGGCTGCCCCCTGGGCGACGACGAGACGAGTGTGGACGACGGCGTCGAGAAGATCGTCGGACTGATGGCGGAGGCGGGGGACGAGCCGCTGCGCAGCACGACCGGCGATGGCCGCGAGGTGAACCGTACCCGCGTCGAGCTGGGGGTGATGGCGGCCCTGTACAGCGAGAGCTTCTGGCCGCGGGTGCGCTCGGCCCTGGCCGACGCCTTCGAGGGCGACGGCACCGGCCTGCTGATGCTCGGCGACGACCTGTACGACCGGGACGACCGGGAGAGCTACGAGAACTCCTCGGCCGCGCTGGTGGCGGTGAACTGCTCCGACCATCCGAGCCCGCGCGACATCGGCGACTTCGAGGAGGCGGTGGAGCGGGCCGCGGAGGAGGCCCCGGTGTTCGGCCCGACGCTGACGTGGGGCGCGCTGCCCTGCGCGTACTGGCCCGAGGAGGCGGTGGCCGAACCGGGGCGGCTGGACGCACCGGGCGCGGCGCCGATCCTGGTGGTCGGGACCACCCGCGACTCGGCGACCCCCTATGCGTGGGCGGAGCGGTTGGCCGAGCGCCTGGAGTCGGGTGTGCTGCTCACGCGTGAGGGCGACGGGCACACGGCCTACCGGAGGGGCAGCGTGTGCGTCGACGACGCGGTCGACGCCTA